In Astatotilapia calliptera chromosome 16, fAstCal1.2, whole genome shotgun sequence, one genomic interval encodes:
- the nabp1a gene encoding SOSS complex subunit B2 has protein sequence MAAPTNEALFLIKDVKPGSKNLNIVFIVLEIGRVTKTKDGHEVRSCKVADKSGSIAISVWDELGSLIQPGDIIKLTRGYASIWKGCLTLYTGRGGDLQKIGEFCMVYSEVPNFSEPNPELLAQANQQNKSGKPDQNQRGNSPPNQNSGTSAPPGNGAMPPYANNNQPPGAPRDPTFGNVGRPNGRSPGNGAPSVTAAGAPPATKSSVTISNGRDPRRAKR, from the exons ATGGCAGCACCAACAAACGAGGCCTTGTTTTTGATAAAGGATGTGAAGCCTGGCTCGAAAAATTTGAATATCGTGTTCATCGTTTTGGAAATAG gtcGAGTAACCAAAACGAAAGATGGCCATGAGGTGCGCTCATGCAAGGTGGCAGACAAGAGCGGTAGCATAGCTATCTCCGTTTGGGATGAACTCGGCAGCCTTATTCAGCCAGGGGACATCATCAAGCTAACCAGAGG CTATGCATCTATATGGAAAGGCTGCCTGACCTTATACactggaagaggaggagatcTACAGAAGATTGGAGA ATTCTGTATGGTGTATTCAGAAGTGCCCAACTTCAGTGAACCAAACCCAGAGCTGCTAGCCCAAGCAAACCAGCAAAACAAGTCT GGGAAGCCTGACCAGAATCAGAGGGGGAACTCTCCACCCAATCAGAATTCAGGTACATCTGCTCCACCAG GTAACGGTGCCATGCCGCCATATGCCAACAATAATCAACCACCTGGTGCACCCCGTGACCCCACGTTTGGGAACGTCGGGCGGCCCAATGGACGGTCGCCTGGCAACGGTGCCCCTTCGGTTACTGCTGCTGGAGCCCCACCAGCTACAAAGTCCTCAGTTACAATTAGCAACGGCAGGGACCCACGACGTGCCAAAAGATGA
- the cavin2a gene encoding caveolae-associated protein 2a, translating into MEEEAPHAEPSSSASGSTHTIPQPEGSPQPESSQQSENPELLIPSFCPASSPPTSSSPTPTPTGTLSRFGFKMPTSPGAVAPGSPVDRGQVSAITVVALLDKLVNMMEAVQDNQQRMEQRQADLENAVQSVQGDVTRLTKNHLTTALNVDKLLERSRKTSGHLKEVRVRLDKQAVQVKKLENNHSHLLKRNHFKVLIFQEDNEIPTTVSVKDSLKTPQPSQYDAESTRPAPSVTGSTDGIHTQDEVLQNVNLSSDDELPTHEEQDSLDCEGLGATSVFYERRSDRFKRSSLKKVDSLKKAFSRQSIEKKMSQITTKIVPPEKREKIKKSFTPNHPKSPTAKSSSFKVSPMTFNVKKVRDGESPSQDVPKSIGGAHVEIPPLGSMDAKLNRAEVHTHEGVVEEMLSPSSPESLKAEFNGKASSEINGDHVAGLALPEQDDLGVDDEEDEEEEEKKEEQKTPVETAADTQITAAAVALEQVS; encoded by the exons ATGGAAGAAGAAGCGCCCCACGCCGAGCCCAGCAGCAGCGCCTCTGGCAGCACCCACACCATCCCGCAGCCCGAGGGCAGCCCCCAGCCCGAGAGCAGCCAGCAGTCCGAGAACCCGGAGCTCCTCATCCCGAGCTTCTGCCCGGCGTCCTCCCCGCCCACCTCGTCCTCTCCGACCCCGACCCCGACCGGTACCCTCTCCAGGTTCGGCTTTAAAATGCCAACCAGCCCGGGCGCGGTCGCCCCTGGGAGCCCGGTGGACCGCGGACAGGTGAGCGCAATAACGGTGGTGGCGCTGCTGGACAAGCTGGTAAACATGATGGAGGCGGTGCAGGACAACCAGCAGCGGATGGAGCAGCGGCAGGCCGACCTGGAGAACGCGGTGCAGAGCGTGCAGGGCGACGTGACCCGCTTGACCAAGAACCACCTCACCACCGCCTTAAACGTGGACAAGCTGCTGGAGCGCTCTCGCAAAACCAGCGGGCACTTGAAGGAAGTGAGGGTGCGCCTGGACAAGCAGGCGGTGCAGGTGAAGAAGCTGGAGAACAACCACAGCCACCTGCTGAAGAGGAACCACTTCAAAGTGCTCATCTTCCAG GAAGACAATGAGATCCCTACCACTGTGTCAGTCAAGGACTCCCTCAAGACCCCACAACCAAGCCAGTATGATGCAGAATCCACCCGGCCTGCTCCATCTGTTACAGGCTCCACTGATGGCATCCATACCCAAGATGAGGTCCTCCAGAACGTTAACCTGTCCTCCGACGATGAGCTTCCAACACACGAGGAACAAGATAGTCTGGATTGTGAAGGTTTAGGGGCCACTTCCGTATTTTATGAGAGAAGGTCTGACAGGTTCAAACGGTCCAGCCTGAAAAAGGTCGACAGCCTCAAGAAGGCCTTCTCACGCCAGAGCATCGAAAAAAAGATGAGCCAGATCACCACCAAGATTGTGCCACCAGAGAAACGTGAGAAGATCAAGAAGAGCTTCACCCCTAACCACCCCAAGAGCCCAACTGCCAAGAGCTCCTCTTTTAAGGTGTCTCCCATGACCTTCAATGTCAAGAAGGTCAGAGACGGGGAGTCTCCTTCACAAGATGTGCCCAAGTCTATAGGAGGAGCCCACGTAGAGATTCCTCCTTTGGGAAGCATGGATGCCAAGCTCAACCGGGCAGAAGTGCATACCCATGAGGGGGTTGTGGAGGAGATGCTAAGCCCTTCCAGCCCAGAAAGCTTGAAGGCAGAGTTCAATGGAAAAGCATCAAGTGAGATTAATGGTGATCATGTTGCTGGTCTGGCACTTCCAGAGCAAGATGATCTTGGTGTggatgatgaagaggatgaagaagaagaagaaaaaaaagaggaacagaAAACTCCTGTTGAGACGGCAGCAGATACCCAGATTACCGCAGCGGCAGTTGCTCTGGAGCAAGTTTCTTAA
- the cxcr1 gene encoding C-X-C chemokine receptor type 2, whose amino-acid sequence MTEPNASLSWEDFGAIYDALNFSYNYTDFLLDPATQPCNFHTISDTVMIVVSVFYVLIFVMALPGNVVVGLVISLSKQPLTPSDLYLLHLAIADLLLAITLPFWATSVTRGWVFGEAMCKIVTVLQEVSFYSTILFLTCISVDRYTVIVRAMEVRRTNRQLVSWGVCAAVWIVGALLSLPGLFSSTFTSYNSSHVLCTEKYDPSTADEWRLATRILRHTLGFFIPLAIMLPCYGITIHRLLHIRGGFQRQRAMKVIIFVVLAFLLCWTPYHLVVIVDTFFRAKIVEYQCPARTAVDQAMFVTQSLALLHSCLNPVLYAFLGEKFRRRLRQLMAKIGIIERSSTSRSSRFSLSSELTPTIM is encoded by the exons ATGACTG AACCAAACGCATCATTGTCCTGGGAGGATTTTGGTGCCATTTACGATGCTCTGAACTTTAGCTATAATTACACAGACTTTTTACTTGACCCCGCCACCCAGCCCTGTAACTTTCACACCATCTCAGATACTGTGATGATCGTTGTCAGTGTCTTTTATGTCCTCATCTTTGTGATGGCACTTCCCGGTAACGTGGTGGTGGGGCTGGTGATCAGCTTAAGCAAGCAACCTTTGACCCCTTCTGACCTCTACCTCCTCCACCTGGCGATCGCAGACCTCTTGCTCGCCATCACCCTCCCGTTCTGGGCCACCTCGGTTACTCGGGGCTGGGTATTTGGAGAAGCCATGTGCAAAATAGTCACTGTCCTCCAAGAGGTGAGCTTCTACTCAACCATTCTCTTCTTGACTTGCATCAGTGTGGACCGGTACACTGTGATTGTGCGCGCCATGGAGGTTCGTAGGACTAATCGACAGCTGGTCAGCTGGGGAGTTTGTGCCGCCGTCTGGATTGTCGGAGCGCTTCTGTCCCTCCCGGGCTTGTTCAGCTCCACTTTCACCTCTTACAACTCTAGTCACGTACTGTGCACTGAAAAATACGATCCCAGCACTGCTGATGAGTGGCGACTGGCCACCAGAATTCTCCGCCACACTTTGGGTTTTTTCATCCCCCTGGCCATCATGCTGCCCTGCTACGGAATCACCATCCATCGCCTCCTTCACATCCGTGGGGGGTTTCAACGCCAGCGAGCCATGAAAGTTATCATATTCGTGGTCCTCGCTTTCCTGCTTTGTTGGACGCCGTACCACCTAGTAGTGATAGTGGACACATTTTTCAGGGCAAAGATAGTAGAGTATCAGTGCCCAGCGAGGACAGCAGTGGACCAGGCCATGTTTGTCACCCAGAGTCTGGCCCTGCTTCACAGCTGTTTAAACCCAGTGCTGTACGCTTTCCTGGGAGAGAAATTCAGAAGGAGGCTACGGCAGTTAATGGCAAAGATAGGAATCATTGAAAGATCGTCAACATCAAGAAGCAGCAGATTTTCGCTGTCATCGGAGCTCACGCCTACAATCATGTGA